From the genome of Carassius gibelio isolate Cgi1373 ecotype wild population from Czech Republic chromosome B10, carGib1.2-hapl.c, whole genome shotgun sequence, one region includes:
- the LOC127966227 gene encoding metal transporter CNNM3 isoform X1, which produces MIHKARLPCSNMVVSLAELRLPLIISFLFGLGTCSLQEPQVYGLRLEDVTERVFMRERVIVAPHGTTFKLRLFGSYLSNETWPWVAFAADGGGSVDPCGLEELRNSSAFRLRRAFPSDDENSGIIEVQTESAASKPENKDAEPVLHHFCVLKGQTWGSFGSDKLVIKNPDVPSDYIPLWGLILVVVLLVLVCIVVRCVNLSLLWLDPLELYVLHSCGSEDEKRAAKRLKPIRRRGNVLVCSLLFICALGHSGLGVLLYRLLGSIVPAVFTSGFLIFLLAELVPHIVCSGYGFQMAPGLIWLAQICLILTCPLSCPLGLLLDLILHRDVSTVGIREKTMEMIRTSVNDPYNEFVKVEFSKGALRTKTVEDILTPLKDCFMLPSTAVLDFNTMSEIMQSGYTRVPVYEEERSNIIEILYVKDLALVDPEDRTPMTTITKFYNHPLHYVFNDTKLDAMLEEFKKGNSHLAIVQKVNNEGEGDPFYEVLGLVTLEDVIEEIIKSEILDESDGYMDMKVKRPMAPVEIPLEPRSVHDEFSIFKPPEGEPKIRTSPQLLLATHRFLSREVEHFGPQRVSERVLFHLLRHPSVNQEVKFDPAVRLSPDHYLYTRNHPVDYFILLLQGRVEVEIGKEGLKFENGAFTYYGVSALTAPSSVHQSPVSTQHQTPRDPFELGDATSPSSYCPDYTVRALTDLQFIKVTRLQYLNAVMASRVAQSPEPPEIKILPNSQTKLLNEKNTTQGVSKSQESRPDEGLHSQRGAF; this is translated from the exons ATGATTCATAAAGCCAGGCTGCCCTGTTCCAATATGGTGGTCAGCTTGGCGGAGCTGCGTCTCCCGTTGATCATATCGTTCCTCTTCGGGCTCGGAACCTGCAGCCTTCAAGAGCCGCAGGTTTACGGACTGCGCCTGGAGGACGTTACCGAGCGGGTGTTCATGCGCGAGCGGGTCATCGTAGCTCCGCACGGGACCACCTTCAAGCTCAGATTGTTTGGGTCCTACCTGTCCAATGAGACCTGGCCGTGGGTCGCGTTCGCCGCGGATGGAGGTGGTTCGGTTGACCCGTGCGGGCTGGAGGAACTCCGCAACTCTTCTGCGTTCCGGTTACGAAGAGCGTTCCCGTCAGATGACGAAAACAGCGGGATTATAGAAGTCCAAACCGAATCTGCAGCATCCAAACCGGAGAATAAAGATGCAGAGCCTGTGCTCCATCATTTCTGCGTCTTAAAGGGCCAGACATGGGGGTCTTTCGGGTCGGACAAGTTGGTTATTAAGAACCCGGATGTGCCATCAGATTACATACCATTATGGGGTCTGATTTTGGTGGTTGTGCTCCTGGTTTTGGTTTGCATTGTGGTCAGATGTGTGAATCTGAGTTTGCTGTGGCTGGACCCACTGGAGCTGTATGTTCTGCACAGCTGCGGTTCGGAGGATGAAAAGCGGGCAGCCAAGCGCCTCAAGCCCATCCGGAGGAGAGGAAACGTTCTAGTTTGTTCGCTCTTGTTCATTTGTGCTTTGGGTCACTCAGGGCTCGGCGTCTTGTTGTACCGTCTCTTGGGGTCCATTGTGCCCGCAGTGTTTACTAGTGGCTTCCTCATATTCCTTCTGGCTGAGCTGGTTCCTCATATTGTATGTTCGGGTTATGGGTTCCAGATGGCACCGGGTTTGATATGGCTGGCCCAGATCTGTCTCATCCTGACGTGTCCACTTTCTTGTCCTCTCGGCCTCCTGCTGGACTTGATCCTGCACCGGGACGTGAGCACTGTCGGCATCCGTGAGAAAACCATGGAAATGATTCGGACTAGTGTGAACGATCCGTATAATGAGTTCGTCAAGGTGGAGTTCAGTAAAGGCGCTCTCAGGACCAAAACCGTGGAGGACATCCTGACGCCCCTGAAAGACTGCTTCATGCTGCCCTCCACGGCCGTGCTGGACTTCAACACCATGTCTGAGATCATGCAGAGCGGTTACACTCGCGTCCCGGTGTACGAAGAGGAGAGGTCCAATATCATCGAAATCCTGTACGTCAAAGACCTGGCGCTGGTTGACCCGGAGGACCGCACTCCCATGACCACCATCACCAAGTTCTACAACCATCCTCTGCATTATGTTTTTAATGACACCAAACTGGATGCAATGCTGGAGGAATTCAAAAAAG GAAACTCCCACCTGGCCATCGTTCAGAAGGTGAATAATGAGGGCGAAGGAGATCCGTTCTACGAGGTTCTGGGTCTGGTCACGCTGGAGGACGTCATCGAGGAGATCATCAAATCTGAGATCCTGGACGAGTCTGATGGCTACA TGGACATGAAGGTGAAGCGTCCGATGGCCCCGGTGGAGATCCCTCTGGAGCCACGCAGCGTTCACGATGAGTTCTCCATCTTCAAACCTCCAGAGGGCGAACCCAAGATCCGCACCTCTCCTCAGCTGTTGCTGGCCACCCATCGATTCCTGTCCCGAG AGGTGGAACACTTCGGCCCTCAGCGTGTGTCAGAGAGAGTCCTGTTTCATCTGCTGCGGCACCCCAGCGTCAACCAAGAAGTGAAGTTTGACCCCGCGGTCCGGCTCAGTCCTGACCACTACCTGTACACACGAAACCATCCGGTGGATTACTTCATCCTGCTGCTGCAG ggacgTGTGGAAGTGGAGATCGGGAAAGAGGGTTTGAAGTTTGAGAATGGTGCGTTCACATACTACGGTGTTTCGGCGCTCACTGCTCCCTCCTCAG tcCATCAGTCTCCGGTGTCCACACAGCATCAGACCCCCAGAGACCCCTTTGAGCTGGGAGACGCCACCAGCCCGTCCAGCTACTGTCCCGACTACACAGTCCGAGCCCTCACTGACCTGCAGTTCATCAAG
- the LOC127966227 gene encoding metal transporter CNNM3 isoform X2, producing the protein MIHKARLPCSNMVVSLAELRLPLIISFLFGLGTCSLQEPQVYGLRLEDVTERVFMRERVIVAPHGTTFKLRLFGSYLSNETWPWVAFAADGGGSVDPCGLEELRNSSAFRLRRAFPSDDENSGIIEVQTESAASKPENKDAEPVLHHFCVLKGQTWGSFGSDKLVIKNPDVPSDYIPLWGLILVVVLLVLVCIVVRCVNLSLLWLDPLELYVLHSCGSEDEKRAAKRLKPIRRRGNVLVCSLLFICALGHSGLGVLLYRLLGSIVPAVFTSGFLIFLLAELVPHIVCSGYGFQMAPGLIWLAQICLILTCPLSCPLGLLLDLILHRDVSTVGIREKTMEMIRTSVNDPYNEFVKVEFSKGALRTKTVEDILTPLKDCFMLPSTAVLDFNTMSEIMQSGYTRVPVYEEERSNIIEILYVKDLALVDPEDRTPMTTITKFYNHPLHYVFNDTKLDAMLEEFKKGNSHLAIVQKVNNEGEGDPFYEVLGLVTLEDVIEEIIKSEILDESDGYMDMKVKRPMAPVEIPLEPRSVHDEFSIFKPPEGEPKIRTSPQLLLATHRFLSREVEHFGPQRVSERVLFHLLRHPSVNQEVKFDPAVRLSPDHYLYTRNHPVDYFILLLQGRVEVEIGKEGLKFENGAFTYYGVSALTAPSSVHQSPVSTQHQTPRDPFELGDATSPSSYCPDYTVRALTDLQFIKVTRLQYLNAVMASRVAQSPEPPEIKILPNSQTKLLNEKNTTQDFQLHFSFFDTIENFC; encoded by the exons ATGATTCATAAAGCCAGGCTGCCCTGTTCCAATATGGTGGTCAGCTTGGCGGAGCTGCGTCTCCCGTTGATCATATCGTTCCTCTTCGGGCTCGGAACCTGCAGCCTTCAAGAGCCGCAGGTTTACGGACTGCGCCTGGAGGACGTTACCGAGCGGGTGTTCATGCGCGAGCGGGTCATCGTAGCTCCGCACGGGACCACCTTCAAGCTCAGATTGTTTGGGTCCTACCTGTCCAATGAGACCTGGCCGTGGGTCGCGTTCGCCGCGGATGGAGGTGGTTCGGTTGACCCGTGCGGGCTGGAGGAACTCCGCAACTCTTCTGCGTTCCGGTTACGAAGAGCGTTCCCGTCAGATGACGAAAACAGCGGGATTATAGAAGTCCAAACCGAATCTGCAGCATCCAAACCGGAGAATAAAGATGCAGAGCCTGTGCTCCATCATTTCTGCGTCTTAAAGGGCCAGACATGGGGGTCTTTCGGGTCGGACAAGTTGGTTATTAAGAACCCGGATGTGCCATCAGATTACATACCATTATGGGGTCTGATTTTGGTGGTTGTGCTCCTGGTTTTGGTTTGCATTGTGGTCAGATGTGTGAATCTGAGTTTGCTGTGGCTGGACCCACTGGAGCTGTATGTTCTGCACAGCTGCGGTTCGGAGGATGAAAAGCGGGCAGCCAAGCGCCTCAAGCCCATCCGGAGGAGAGGAAACGTTCTAGTTTGTTCGCTCTTGTTCATTTGTGCTTTGGGTCACTCAGGGCTCGGCGTCTTGTTGTACCGTCTCTTGGGGTCCATTGTGCCCGCAGTGTTTACTAGTGGCTTCCTCATATTCCTTCTGGCTGAGCTGGTTCCTCATATTGTATGTTCGGGTTATGGGTTCCAGATGGCACCGGGTTTGATATGGCTGGCCCAGATCTGTCTCATCCTGACGTGTCCACTTTCTTGTCCTCTCGGCCTCCTGCTGGACTTGATCCTGCACCGGGACGTGAGCACTGTCGGCATCCGTGAGAAAACCATGGAAATGATTCGGACTAGTGTGAACGATCCGTATAATGAGTTCGTCAAGGTGGAGTTCAGTAAAGGCGCTCTCAGGACCAAAACCGTGGAGGACATCCTGACGCCCCTGAAAGACTGCTTCATGCTGCCCTCCACGGCCGTGCTGGACTTCAACACCATGTCTGAGATCATGCAGAGCGGTTACACTCGCGTCCCGGTGTACGAAGAGGAGAGGTCCAATATCATCGAAATCCTGTACGTCAAAGACCTGGCGCTGGTTGACCCGGAGGACCGCACTCCCATGACCACCATCACCAAGTTCTACAACCATCCTCTGCATTATGTTTTTAATGACACCAAACTGGATGCAATGCTGGAGGAATTCAAAAAAG GAAACTCCCACCTGGCCATCGTTCAGAAGGTGAATAATGAGGGCGAAGGAGATCCGTTCTACGAGGTTCTGGGTCTGGTCACGCTGGAGGACGTCATCGAGGAGATCATCAAATCTGAGATCCTGGACGAGTCTGATGGCTACA TGGACATGAAGGTGAAGCGTCCGATGGCCCCGGTGGAGATCCCTCTGGAGCCACGCAGCGTTCACGATGAGTTCTCCATCTTCAAACCTCCAGAGGGCGAACCCAAGATCCGCACCTCTCCTCAGCTGTTGCTGGCCACCCATCGATTCCTGTCCCGAG AGGTGGAACACTTCGGCCCTCAGCGTGTGTCAGAGAGAGTCCTGTTTCATCTGCTGCGGCACCCCAGCGTCAACCAAGAAGTGAAGTTTGACCCCGCGGTCCGGCTCAGTCCTGACCACTACCTGTACACACGAAACCATCCGGTGGATTACTTCATCCTGCTGCTGCAG ggacgTGTGGAAGTGGAGATCGGGAAAGAGGGTTTGAAGTTTGAGAATGGTGCGTTCACATACTACGGTGTTTCGGCGCTCACTGCTCCCTCCTCAG tcCATCAGTCTCCGGTGTCCACACAGCATCAGACCCCCAGAGACCCCTTTGAGCTGGGAGACGCCACCAGCCCGTCCAGCTACTGTCCCGACTACACAGTCCGAGCCCTCACTGACCTGCAGTTCATCAAG
- the LOC127966226 gene encoding metal transporter CNNM4 isoform X2, giving the protein MATERSGQGYLLTFIVFLWSSVGGRTETASPGSSSQILGMRLERSDKAASTTEDGLIQVTEESSVLLRFYGVHLSPDAASHIRFTEDSDALNRTCEDFTKDLSISTFMNVSSKGTSGLVSVYVKPLRKSEREKTYSLCVRQGLGDKWVHLGENDGRLLVVEEKESLLPLWLQIILVSGLLVLSGMFSGLNLGLMALDPMELRIVQSCGTNKEKKYARKIEPIRRKGNYLLCSLLLGNVLVNTTLTILLDDLIGSGLGAVVASTVGIVIFGEIVPQALCSRHGLAVGANTIMLTKFFMLLTFPLSFPVSKLLDYILGQEIGTVYNREKLVEMLKVTEPYNDLVKEELNIIQGALELRTKTVEDVMTPLSNCFLIHTDAVLDFNTMSEIMESGYTRIPVYDTERSNIVDILYVKDLAFVDPDDCTTLKTVTKFYNHPVHFVFHDTKLDAMLEEFKKGKSHLAIVQKVNNEGEGDPFYEVLGLVTLEDVIEEIIKSEILDESDLYTDNRNRKKVDPDKNKRDFSAFKHERESKVKISPQLMLAAHRFLATEVSLFSSIQISDKVLLRILKHPDVIQEIKFNENDKRSQQHYLYQRGKPVDFFVLILQGRVEVEAGNENMKFETGPFSYYGVMALTAPCLEFRSPSHVSGLNRSASLSCTERVDSVSISGSSGQLNTSPSAQYVPDFNVRALTDLQYVKVTRSQYQNGLLASKLDSTPQSPESSHIRLDPGPLPPLTPPMSTTANHTTAPPAPRENGPDETTSLLNDNNSLSKHHNHLQNQSHLNTNANSNSSLALPNPQSHRTHTFTHAHTESTI; this is encoded by the exons ATGGCGACAGAGCGGAGCGGACAGGGGTATCTTCTAACTTTCATCGTGTTCCTCTGGAGCTCTGTCGGCGGGCGGACGGAGACGGCGAGCCCCGGCTCCAGCAGTCAGATCCTGGGCATGCGGCTGGAGAGGAGCGACAAAGCGGCCAGCACGACGGAGGACGGGCTCATCCAGGTAACGGAGGAGAGCAGCGTCCTGCTCAGGTTTTATGGTGTGCACCTGAGCCCAGACGCAGCATCACACATCAGGTTCACAGAGGACAGCGACGCGTTAAACAGGACTTGTGAGGATTTCACCAAAGATTTGAGCATCAGTACCTTCATGAACGTGAGCAGCAAAGGGACATCAGGTCtggtgagtgtgtatgtgaagcCACTGCGTAAGAGTGAACGAGAAAAGACCTACAGCCTATGTGTCAGGCAGGGTTTAGGAGACAAATGGGTCCACCTGGGTGAAAATGATGGTAGATTGTTAGTCGTAGAGGAGAAAGAATCCCTTCTACCGCTTTGGCTCCAAATCATCCTGGTTTCAGGCTTGCTTGTGCTGTCTGGCATGTTCAGTGGGCTCAACCTCGGGCTTATGGCATTGGATCCAATGGAGCTTCGCATTGTGCAAAGCTGTGGCACTAATAAGGAAAAGAAATATGCACGCAAAATTGAACCAATTCGAAGAAAGGGCAACTATCTACTTTGCTCTTTATTGTTGGGTAACGTGCTGGTCAACACAACCTTGACGATCCTGCTAGATGATTTGATTGGGTCCGGGTTGGGAGCCGTGGTGGCATCTACTGTTGGCATTGTCATATTTGGTGAAATCGTGCCACAAGCTCTGTGCTCACGCCACGGTTTGGCCGTAGGCGCCAACACTATCATGTTAACCAAATTTTTCATGCTCCTGACCTTCCCCTTGTCGTTCCCCGTCAGTAAGCTTTTGGACTACATTCTTGGGCAGGAAATTGGCACCGTCTACAACCGCGAGAAGCTCGTGGAGATGCTGAAGGTCACCGAACCCTACAACGATCTGGTCAAGGAAGAGCTGAACATCATACAAGGTGCTCTGGAACTCAGAACCAAGACGGTTGAGGATGTGATGACGCCGCTGAGCAACTGCTTCTTGATTCACACCGACGCCGTGTTGGACTTCAACACCATGTCTGAGATCATGGAAAGCGGCTATACGCGGATACCCGTGTATGACACTGAGCGCTCCAACATCGTGGATATCCTGTACGTCAAAGACCTGGCCTTCGTCGACCCCGACGACTGCACCACGCTTAAAACGGTCACCAAGTTCTACAACCACCCGGTGCATTTCGTCTTCCACGACACTAAGCTGGATGCCATGCTGGAGGAGTTTAAGAAAG GTAAATCCCACCTGGCCATCGTTCAGAAGGTGAATAATGAGGGCGAAGGAGATCCGTTCTACGAGGTTCTGGGTCTGGTCACGCTGGAGGACGTCATCGAGGAGATCATCAAATCTGAGATCCTGGACGAGTCTGATCTCTATA CTGACAATCGTAACAGAAAGAAAGTGGATCCCGACAAAAACAAGAGGGACTTTTCTGCTTTCAAACATGAGAGGGAATCCAAGGTCAAGATATCGCCTCAACTAATGCTGGCAGCGCATCGTTTCCTCGCTACTG AGGTGAGCCTTTTCAGTTCGATCCAGATATCAGACAAGGTCTTACTGCGAATCCTCAAGCACCCGGATGTCATTCAGGAGATCAAGTTCAACGAGAACGACAAGCGATCGCAACAGCACTATTTATATCAGCGCGGAAAACCTGTCGACTTTTTCGTCCTTATCCTTCAG GGGCGGGTGGAAGTTGAGGCTGGAAATGAGAATATGAAGTTTGAGACGGGTCCTTTCTCTTATTATGGAGTTATGGCACTGACTGCACCATGCCTGG AGTTTCGCTCCCCGTCTCACGTGAGTGGTCTGAACCGCTCGGCGTCTCTGAGCTGCACAGAGAGAGTCGACTCTGTGTCCATCAGCGGCAGCAGCGGTCAGCTCAATACCAGCCCCTCGGCGCAGTACGTCCCTGATTTTAACGTGCGGGCCCTCACTGACCTGCAGTATGTGAAG gtcACTCGTTCACAGTACCAAAACGGCCTCCTGGCTTCAAAACTGGACAGCACGCCCCAGTCCCCAGAGAGCAGCCATATCCGCCTGGATCCTGGCCCTCTACCGCCCCTGACCCCTCCCATGTCCACCACCGCGAACCACACCACAGCGCCGCCGGCACCCAGAGAGAACGGGCCGGACGAGACCACCTCGCTGCTCAACGACAACAACAGCCTGTCCAAACACCACAACCACCTTCAGAACCAGTCGCACCTGAACACCAATGCCAACTCCAACAGCAGCCTGGCGCTCCCCAACCCTCAGTCGCATCGCACACACACCTTCACGCACGCACACACCGAGAGCACCATTTGA
- the LOC127966226 gene encoding metal transporter CNNM4 isoform X1, giving the protein MATERSGQGYLLTFIVFLWSSVGGRTETASPGSSSQILGMRLERSDKAASTTEDGLIQVTEESSVLLRFYGVHLSPDAASHIRFTEDSDALNRTCEDFTKDLSISTFMNVSSKGTSGLVSVYVKPLRKSEREKTYSLCVRQGLGDKWVHLGENDGRLLVVEEKESLLPLWLQIILVSGLLVLSGMFSGLNLGLMALDPMELRIVQSCGTNKEKKYARKIEPIRRKGNYLLCSLLLGNVLVNTTLTILLDDLIGSGLGAVVASTVGIVIFGEIVPQALCSRHGLAVGANTIMLTKFFMLLTFPLSFPVSKLLDYILGQEIGTVYNREKLVEMLKVTEPYNDLVKEELNIIQGALELRTKTVEDVMTPLSNCFLIHTDAVLDFNTMSEIMESGYTRIPVYDTERSNIVDILYVKDLAFVDPDDCTTLKTVTKFYNHPVHFVFHDTKLDAMLEEFKKGKSHLAIVQKVNNEGEGDPFYEVLGLVTLEDVIEEIIKSEILDESDLYTDNRNRKKVDPDKNKRDFSAFKHERESKVKISPQLMLAAHRFLATEVSLFSSIQISDKVLLRILKHPDVIQEIKFNENDKRSQQHYLYQRGKPVDFFVLILQGRVEVEAGNENMKFETGPFSYYGVMALTAPCLAVTPPLSPSMVSPRPRRLSLKRFSLFSRFPEFRSPSHVSGLNRSASLSCTERVDSVSISGSSGQLNTSPSAQYVPDFNVRALTDLQYVKVTRSQYQNGLLASKLDSTPQSPESSHIRLDPGPLPPLTPPMSTTANHTTAPPAPRENGPDETTSLLNDNNSLSKHHNHLQNQSHLNTNANSNSSLALPNPQSHRTHTFTHAHTESTI; this is encoded by the exons ATGGCGACAGAGCGGAGCGGACAGGGGTATCTTCTAACTTTCATCGTGTTCCTCTGGAGCTCTGTCGGCGGGCGGACGGAGACGGCGAGCCCCGGCTCCAGCAGTCAGATCCTGGGCATGCGGCTGGAGAGGAGCGACAAAGCGGCCAGCACGACGGAGGACGGGCTCATCCAGGTAACGGAGGAGAGCAGCGTCCTGCTCAGGTTTTATGGTGTGCACCTGAGCCCAGACGCAGCATCACACATCAGGTTCACAGAGGACAGCGACGCGTTAAACAGGACTTGTGAGGATTTCACCAAAGATTTGAGCATCAGTACCTTCATGAACGTGAGCAGCAAAGGGACATCAGGTCtggtgagtgtgtatgtgaagcCACTGCGTAAGAGTGAACGAGAAAAGACCTACAGCCTATGTGTCAGGCAGGGTTTAGGAGACAAATGGGTCCACCTGGGTGAAAATGATGGTAGATTGTTAGTCGTAGAGGAGAAAGAATCCCTTCTACCGCTTTGGCTCCAAATCATCCTGGTTTCAGGCTTGCTTGTGCTGTCTGGCATGTTCAGTGGGCTCAACCTCGGGCTTATGGCATTGGATCCAATGGAGCTTCGCATTGTGCAAAGCTGTGGCACTAATAAGGAAAAGAAATATGCACGCAAAATTGAACCAATTCGAAGAAAGGGCAACTATCTACTTTGCTCTTTATTGTTGGGTAACGTGCTGGTCAACACAACCTTGACGATCCTGCTAGATGATTTGATTGGGTCCGGGTTGGGAGCCGTGGTGGCATCTACTGTTGGCATTGTCATATTTGGTGAAATCGTGCCACAAGCTCTGTGCTCACGCCACGGTTTGGCCGTAGGCGCCAACACTATCATGTTAACCAAATTTTTCATGCTCCTGACCTTCCCCTTGTCGTTCCCCGTCAGTAAGCTTTTGGACTACATTCTTGGGCAGGAAATTGGCACCGTCTACAACCGCGAGAAGCTCGTGGAGATGCTGAAGGTCACCGAACCCTACAACGATCTGGTCAAGGAAGAGCTGAACATCATACAAGGTGCTCTGGAACTCAGAACCAAGACGGTTGAGGATGTGATGACGCCGCTGAGCAACTGCTTCTTGATTCACACCGACGCCGTGTTGGACTTCAACACCATGTCTGAGATCATGGAAAGCGGCTATACGCGGATACCCGTGTATGACACTGAGCGCTCCAACATCGTGGATATCCTGTACGTCAAAGACCTGGCCTTCGTCGACCCCGACGACTGCACCACGCTTAAAACGGTCACCAAGTTCTACAACCACCCGGTGCATTTCGTCTTCCACGACACTAAGCTGGATGCCATGCTGGAGGAGTTTAAGAAAG GTAAATCCCACCTGGCCATCGTTCAGAAGGTGAATAATGAGGGCGAAGGAGATCCGTTCTACGAGGTTCTGGGTCTGGTCACGCTGGAGGACGTCATCGAGGAGATCATCAAATCTGAGATCCTGGACGAGTCTGATCTCTATA CTGACAATCGTAACAGAAAGAAAGTGGATCCCGACAAAAACAAGAGGGACTTTTCTGCTTTCAAACATGAGAGGGAATCCAAGGTCAAGATATCGCCTCAACTAATGCTGGCAGCGCATCGTTTCCTCGCTACTG AGGTGAGCCTTTTCAGTTCGATCCAGATATCAGACAAGGTCTTACTGCGAATCCTCAAGCACCCGGATGTCATTCAGGAGATCAAGTTCAACGAGAACGACAAGCGATCGCAACAGCACTATTTATATCAGCGCGGAAAACCTGTCGACTTTTTCGTCCTTATCCTTCAG GGGCGGGTGGAAGTTGAGGCTGGAAATGAGAATATGAAGTTTGAGACGGGTCCTTTCTCTTATTATGGAGTTATGGCACTGACTGCACCATGCCTGG CTGTCACCCCCCCTCTCTCTCCTTCAATGGTGTCGCCTCGTCCGCGCCGCCTTTCGCTTAAGAGGTTTTCTCTGTTCTCGCGTTTCCCAG AGTTTCGCTCCCCGTCTCACGTGAGTGGTCTGAACCGCTCGGCGTCTCTGAGCTGCACAGAGAGAGTCGACTCTGTGTCCATCAGCGGCAGCAGCGGTCAGCTCAATACCAGCCCCTCGGCGCAGTACGTCCCTGATTTTAACGTGCGGGCCCTCACTGACCTGCAGTATGTGAAG gtcACTCGTTCACAGTACCAAAACGGCCTCCTGGCTTCAAAACTGGACAGCACGCCCCAGTCCCCAGAGAGCAGCCATATCCGCCTGGATCCTGGCCCTCTACCGCCCCTGACCCCTCCCATGTCCACCACCGCGAACCACACCACAGCGCCGCCGGCACCCAGAGAGAACGGGCCGGACGAGACCACCTCGCTGCTCAACGACAACAACAGCCTGTCCAAACACCACAACCACCTTCAGAACCAGTCGCACCTGAACACCAATGCCAACTCCAACAGCAGCCTGGCGCTCCCCAACCCTCAGTCGCATCGCACACACACCTTCACGCACGCACACACCGAGAGCACCATTTGA